The following coding sequences are from one Neovison vison isolate M4711 chromosome X, ASM_NN_V1, whole genome shotgun sequence window:
- the LOC122896914 gene encoding melanoma-associated antigen B5-like, which yields MPRRQKSKLRASEKRGRARAEAQGEGAQAPVAVEEESTSSSPPQSEDATQSLPPAVSSSTFQGRRRAQAITITSTANMCTRSDEDSNSQDEDRASPFEVPYYTESAGEDSLIRKPGLLEQFLLYKYKMKQPILKEDMLKIIGQNYEDQFPEILKKASERIEIVFAVDLKEIDSTKQSYDLISKLKLPNNGRVRAGRGLPKTGLLMNILGMIFMKGNCAAEEDIWKFLGMMRVYAGRKHFIYGEPRKLITKDLVRLEYLEYRQVANSDPPRYEFLWGPKAQAETSKMKVLEFLAKVNDTIPSAFPSYYEEALKDEEKKVQTRAMVTAGTIAKVLVPSRPMPQNIFPPLVKSEVCYPQDKKT from the coding sequence ATGCCTCGGAGACAGAAGAGTAAGCTCCGGGCTTCTGAGAAACGAGGCCGGGCTCGAGCTGAGGCTCAGGGTGAGGGTGCTCAGGCCCCAGTAGCCGTGGAAGAGGAGtccacttcttcctctcctcctcagaGTGAAGATGCTACCCAGAGTCTGCCTCCTGCTGTGTCAAGTAGCACTTTTCAGGGGCGTCGAAGAGCACAGGCCATCACCATTACTTCTACAGCCAATATGTGCACTAGATCTGATGAAGATTCCAACAGCCAAGATGAGGATAGGGCAAGCCCCTTTGAGGTCCCATACTACACTGAGAGTGCAGGTGAAGATTCTTTAATCAGGAAGCCTGGCTTGCTGGAGCAGTTCCTTCTGTACaagtataaaatgaaacaacCCATTTTGAAGGAAGACATGCTGAAGATTATTGGCCAAAATTACGAAGACCAATTCCCTGAGATCCTCAAGAAAGCTTCTGAGCGCATTGAGATTGTCTTTGCAGTTGATCTGAAGGAAATCGACTCAACCAAACAATCCTACGACCTCATCAGCAAGCTCAAACTCCCCAACAATGGGAGGGTGCGAGCTGGCAGGGGGCTACCCAAGACCGGTCTCCTGATGAATATCCTGGGAATGATCTTCATGAAGGGCAACTGCGCTGCTGAGGAAGACATCTGGAAATTCCTGGGTATGATGCGAGTATATGCCGGGAGGAAGCACTTCATCTATGGAGAGCCCAGAAAGCTCATCACCAAAGATCTGGTGCGGCTGGAGTATCTAGAATACCGCCAGGTGGCCAACAGTGATCCTCCACGCTACGAGTTCCTGTGGGGTCCGAAAGCCCAAGCTGAAACCAGCAAGATGAAAGTCCTGGAATTTCTGGCAAAAGTTAATGATACCATCCCTAGCGCTTTCCCGTCCTATTATGAAGAAGCTCtgaaagatgaggaaaagaaagtCCAAACCAGAGCCATGGTCACGGCTGGCACTATTGCCAAAGTCCTTGTACCTTCCAGGCCCATGCCCCAGAATATCTTCCCACCCCTAGTGAAATCTGAGGTCTGTTATCCTCAAGATAAGAAAACATAA
- the LOC122897026 gene encoding melanoma-associated antigen B5-like gives MPRSQKSKHRTREKRHQSHSNSQNHKGVQAPVAMEEAPTSSSPILEGNTQNLSATESTSTSQESWGGPSTTITSADISGTKSDKREDRQDKEHLCFPKVSPSTKSSCIDILTMKVGLLEQFLLYKYKMKQPIVKEDMMKVIGQNYKNQYPEILKRASERIEAVFAVELKEVDSTRHSYDLVSKVKLPNNGRVRAGRGLPKTGLLMIVLGVIFMKGNCAAEEDIWKFLGMMRVFAGRKHFIYGEPRKLITKDLVRLRYLEYRQVLNSEPPRYEFLWGPKAQAETSKMKVLEYLAKVNDTAPNVFSSRYEEALRDEEARARARPTTTASVHYRGTSSSFSHSY, from the coding sequence ATGCCTCGGAGTCAGAAGAGTAAGCACCGCACTCGTGAGAAACGCCACCAGTCTCACAGTAACTCCCAGAATCACAAGGGAGTTCAGGCCCCTGTAGCAATGGAAGAGGCCCCCACCTCCTCTTCTCCTATTTTGGAGGGTAATACCCAAAATCTATCAGCTACAGAGTCAACTAGCACTTCCCAGGAGTCTTGGGGTGGCCCGTCTACCACCATTACCTCTGCAGATATTTCTGGTACAAAATCTGATAAGCGTGAGGACAGACAAGATAAGGAGCACCTATGTTTCCCTAAGGTCTCACCTTCTACTAAGAGCTCATGCATTGATATTCTAACTATGAAGGTGGGTTTGCTGGAACAGTTTCTTCtgtacaaatataaaatgaaacagcCCATTGTGAAGGAAGACATGATGAAGGTTATTGGCCAAAATTACAAAAACCAATATCCTGAGATCCTTAAGAGAGCCTCTGAACGCATTGAGGCTGTCTTTGCAGTCGAACTGAAAGAAGTTGACTCAACCAGACACTCCTATGACCTGGTCAGCAAAGTGAAACTCCCTAACAATGGGAGGGTGCGTGCTGGCAGGGGGTTACCCAAGACCGGTCTCCTGATGATAGTCCTGGGTGTGATCTTCATGAAGGGCAACTGTGCTGCTGAGGAAGACATCTGGAAATTCCTGGGTATGATGCGAGTATTTGCTGGGAGGAAGCACTTCATCTATGGTGAGCCCAGAAAGCTCATCACCAAAGACTTGGTGAGACTACGGTACCTGGAGTACCGCCAAGTACTGAACAGTGAACCTCCACGCTACGAGTTCCTGTGGGGTCCAAAAGCTCAAGCTGAAACCAGCAAGATGAAAGTCCTGGAATATTTGGCCAAGGTCAATGATACAGCTCCCAATGTCTTCTCATCAAGATATGAAGAAGCtttgagagatgaggaagcaagAGCCCGAGCCAGACCTACCACAACAGCCAGTGTGCATTACAGGGGCACATCCAGCAGTTTCTCCCACTCCTATTAA
- the LOC122896698 gene encoding melanoma-associated antigen B17-like, with the protein MPRRQKNKARVREKRHQARGEAQGVGGAPAAVAAAAEEEPPRAPPGSPEEAGPSSPTEGGPAPGSPGAGSPGLPGDQGAQNQAAAAAPAAPPAIRKTPLIRKASMLVQFLLEKHSSGEPLMRAALLKIIGRKYREHFPEIFRLTSQRMELVFGLEVREADDRGQSYTLVSKLAQPGEGTPGGGSKGLPKSGLLMALLGVIFMKGNRASEEEVWEFLNVLGVQEGKRHLVFGEPRKLITRDLVRQGYLEYRPVPASDPLRHEFLWGPKARAETSKMQVLQVLAKINDTVPSSYPQLYEEALLDEEERVGARPQARGAATKGARSRRRV; encoded by the coding sequence ATGCCTCGGCGCCAGAAGAACAAGGCCCGTGTCCGGGAGAAACGCCACCAGGCCCGCGGTGAGGCTCAGGGTGTCGGGGGTGCTCCTGCCgctgtagcagcagcagcagaggaggAGCCCCCCCGCGCTCCCCCGGGCTCCCCGGAGGAGGCGGGTCCATCTTCACCAACTGAAGGTGGCCCCGCCCCTGGGTCTCCTGGTGCAGGGTCCCCAGGCCTGCCAGGCGACCAGGGCGCCCAGAACCAGGCCGCGGCTGCGGCCCCGGCCGCCCCTCCGGCCATTCGCAAAACGCCCCTGATCCGCAAGGCCAGCATGCTGGTGCAGTTCCTGCTGGAGAAGCACAGCTCCGGGGAGCCCCTGATGCGCGCGGCGCTGCTGAAGATCATCGGCAGGAAATACCGCGAGCACTTTCCCGAGATCTTCAGGCTCACCTCCCAGCGCATGGAGCTGGTCTTCGGGCTGGAGGTCCGGGAGGCCGACGACCGCGGCCAGTCCTACACGCTGGTCAGCAAGCTGGCCCAACCGGGCGAGGGCACCCCGGGCGGCGGCAGCAAGGGGCTGCCCAAGTCCGGCCTCCTGATGGCGCTCCTGGGCGTGATCTTCATGAAGGGCAACCGCGCCAGCGAGGAGGAGGTCTGGGAGTTCCTCAACGTGCTGGGCGTGCAGGAGGGCAAGAGGCACCTGGTCTTCGGCGAGCCGCGCAAGCTCATCACCCGAGACCTGGTGCGCCAGGGCTACCTGGAGTACCGCCCGGTGCCCGCCAGCGACCCTCTGCGCCACGAGTTCCTGTGGGGCCCGAAGGCCCGCGCGGAGACCAGCAAGATGCAGGTGCTGCAGGTCCTGGCCAAGATCAACGACACGGTGCCCAGCTCTTACCCCCAGCTGTACGAGGAGGCTCTGCTAGACGAGGAGGAGCGCGTGGGGGCCAGACCCCAGGCCAGGGGGGCTGCCACGAAGGGGGCCCGTAGCAGGCGCCGCGTCTAG
- the LOC122897223 gene encoding melanoma-associated antigen B17-like, with the protein MPRGQKSKVRAREKRHQGRGEAQGVGDAPAAVAAEEEPPPAPPCSPEEAGPSSPPQGDSAPGFPGPGTPGLPGDQGAENPAAAAAPAAPLAAPLAASQATPQAAPRVALRAIRKNPLIRKVGMLVQFLLEKHSSGEPITRAALLKIVGRKYGEHFPEIFRLTSQRMELVFGLEVREVDARGQSYVLVSKLTQPGEGTPGGSGKGLPKTGLLMALLGVIFMKGNRASEEEVWEFLNVLGVQEGRRHLVFGEPRKFITEDLVRQGYLEYRPVPASDPLRHEFLWGPRARVETSKMQVLQALAKINDTLPSCFPQLYEEALLEEEERVVGRSRRRF; encoded by the coding sequence ATGCCTCGGGGCCAGAAGAGCAAGGTCCGTGCCCGGGAGAAACGCCACCAGGGCCGCGGTGAGGCTCAGGGTGTcggggatgctcctgctgctgtAGCAGCAGAGGAGGAGCCCCCCCCTGCTCCCCCGTGCTCCCCTGAAGAGGCGGGTCCATCTTCACCACCACAGGGTGACTCAGCCCCTGGATTTCCTGGCCCAGGGACCCCAGGCCTGCCAGGTGACCAGGGTGCAGAGAACCCGGCCGCGGCTGCCGCCCCGGCCGCCCCCCTGGCTGCCCCCCTGGCCGCTTCCCAGGCCACTCCCCAGGCCGCTCCCCGGGTTGCCCTCCGGGCCATCCGCAAAAACCCTCTGATCCGCAAGGTCGGGATGTTGGTGCAGTTCCTGCTGGAGAAGCACAGCTCTGGAGAGCCCATTACACGGGCGGCGCTGCTGAAGATCGTTGGCAGGAAGTATGGCGAGCACTTTCCCGAGATCTTCAGGCTCACCTCCCAGCGCATGGAGCTGGTCTTCGGGCTGGAGGTCCGGGAGGTCGATGCCCGCGGCCAGTCCTACGTGCTGGTCAGCAAGCTGACCCAACCGGGCGAGGGCACCCCGGGCGGCAGCGGCAAGGGGCTGCCCAAGACCGGCCTCCTGATGGCGCTCCTGGGCGTGATCTTCATGAAGGGCAACCGCGCCAGCGAGGAGGAGGTCTGGGAGTTCCTCAACGTGCTGGGCGTGCAGGAGGGCAGGAGGCACCTGGTCTTCGGCGAGCCACGCAAGTTCATCACTGAAGACCTGGTGCGCCAGGGCTACCTGGAGTACCGCCCGGTGCCCGCCAGCGACCCTCTGCGCCACGAGTTCCTTTGGGGCCCGCGGGCCCGTGTGGAGACCAGCAAGATGCAGGTGCTGCAGGCCCTGGCCAAGATCAACGACACCTTGCCCAGCTGCTTCCCCCAGCTGTACGAGGAGGCTCTGCTAGAGGAGGAGGAGCGCGTGGTGGGCCGTAGCAGGCGCCGGTTCTAG